GTTCCTCGACACACCAAATGAACACACAAACTTGCTTCAAATACTTGTTGATGACCTTACAACCACAAACCATGTCGTCCAACCTCAACTTCTTCATATAACTACAAATCTTGAAACCAACATAGCAAACCAAACTAAACTATGAATAAGAACTTATTCAAGAGTGAGACATCATTCTTCTTATTTGTAAGATTATATATGCAATTCTACTGTTACTTTAAATCAAGCATCCAAAGGTAATCTTTatcttatatttaattttatttcacatTATAAATTGTCTCCCACACATTCACATTAGTCTTTGTCTCTAGTGTCTCATGTTGAACCTAAAACTTACACTGAAGGATtgttgaagcaggcatagcggcaagcaacaaaagatttggaaatatttatccgggatttattgtgtccacagagatggtgagaatgccattcaacagtttctacggtttcgagctcgggtttgaacgaacaaaaagtaaacaaagatatggaCAGAAAAAGAATagacacattcttagaagagaaataacttatcacgcatgcaaatatattcactcttcacaaacgtaAACTTACcgacccattatactcaacctacgatactcatctatgttatcatgtatctctcacataagcgtccatctctggagcacaaacgagatcatctcacaactaaggttatctctaacgcgaagttgcgagaacatccgtattctcgcgtcggcgatctctcgcgcgcccctgaaacacgaaagcattgagtacagatacaaacagtgaatgctagttctaaatctatctctagagtccaGAACCAAcatattatcatcctagataaagattcaagcagtttatctctaaagcaatccAAATCCCCAGCACAGAGCAAAAGTTcaggataacatcaacatagatttataaagcaagttaaatataacattctaatcggtaaatatacataagattcgagtaactatacaaacaaacccaacataaagaaatacacaaagaatagaagagataaaccaaacatatcGCCGgttcagctccggttgatgagaaatccacctccgatcatccaagTGCATgtcccggtgttgttttctaagctaatcctactctaagaatgaaattgATAGAGTTGGGACCAAAACttccccaaaaccataaccctaacatgtacaaatgaaagaaatataaaagcaattctgcgcaggtccgctaagcggaacaCACTTATTCACAAAATATCTGCAACAGTACAGTCAAGCTCGCTTAGCGAGTGACCTCCGCTAAGCGGACATAAAAATCTGGTTCGCCTCTGGAAAGTGCGCTGGACGGTCGCTTAGCGGACTGTCCTGCATAATTTTGCTTATTCAGTTCCACAATTGCGCAATcgaagtcgtgtcttcgacactttattcctcgaggctccgataagcataaatacctataaaacaaagtaaaaactaTTAAACGATACATAAAACGATTCAAAACTCAATTAtgctaatatttatataaaagtcgggattttattacaaaaactatACGAATAGAATTGATAAGTACCAtgattatatactcaaaatatcgatattttggcacttatcaagcaTGCAAACATGAATGTTTGAAGCAAGTTATGCAACTTGAATTTGAAGGTGATAAAAATACACAAGAAGaggggggttgaattgtgtatTTGATAACTATTGCCTTTTCAAAACAACAACTTTTGAATCGGACCAAGTTCATATTCTAAGCTAGAGTATGCAACAACGAAATAATTTAAAGTGAATAAGCAATAAGTAAATCACACACAATAATTGTCCTAGTTCCTCTATAACAAGATTAGTCCAGTCTCCTTGCCATACAAGAGCTTTTCACTATAATCAAAGCCTGATTACAATTTGCTTAGACACACCAGTTAAGGACTTCCTGCTCAATCACTCTGAGAGAGACTTccttgtctaaaccaatttttcaGAAATTCCATCCCAATCACACTAGAAAAAGACTTCTTTGTCTAAACTAACTGTTTAAGATTCCTACTCAATCACTCTAGAAAGAGACTTCCTTGCTCAAACACTCAGTCTGAGACTTTTACAAATTCTAAACAAAATGTTTAGGATTACAACAAGATGTACATGATATAAAATAAGAGTACAAATAATACAGCACATGCAAATACATTGGTTCTTGAGATTTCTAAGATATACAAGTGTAAGAAACTCTTAAGACTATGTGCAGCCATAACAACTATGTACAAAAGCTAAGAAAGCGAAACAATTCTTGTTCTTGTAGTGGTATCTTGTTGTATATTTGTGATGCTTCTTTAGAATATTCaactccttatatatatatatatatatatatatatatatatatatatatatatatatatatagagagagagagagagagagagagagagaacaaaGGAGACGTTGGAAGCTTGCTTGCACAAGTGTCtttgctgaagaagcagtttccaAGGGAGAGACGTTGGAGTTGCTACGATGAGGATCTTCATCTTCTGAGTAATTTCTTTATACATTGTGTCTTTCTCAAGTAAGAAATCCATAGGCATGCTGGAGTAGACTAAAGAAATCATGTCAAGCTGCCTTGAGCCTTGTGTTAAAACCTCTAGTTGACTTTTCATAATTCTAGCAGTTTGTTAAGATGGAGCTGCTTTTGCACAAAGTACGAACAAGTGAACGTTGTACTGTTTTTCCAGCAAGGCGCTTGAAGCTCCAATTGAATATCAGAGGATAAGTCAACATGGCACTAAAGTCTTATTAGAACATCAGAGGCTGAGATAATTTTGGCGCTTATGTTCTATTTGAAAATCAGATTCTGATCCAATAGAATCTGAGTTTCTTCTTCTTTATAGTCCATTTAACTGGATCAGAACCTAGTTAATTACCAGCTTAATGATCTTGCACACTTAAGAAAATGTTAGTATAACTTATTGTTCTTtaagtactttgttatcatcaaaatccaaGGAGTGTGAAAAGATTTTGTTCCAACATAACTTAGTGCTCTTGAGAAAACAGATACATGAATTCTTGTGGATTTGCCACCTAGTATCAATCCAATTGGTTGTAGGTGGATCTATAAGATCAAATACTTGACACATGGCACAATCGTCAAAGAAATCAAGCCCTGGTCATGTGCATGGTTCACGTGCTATGATGAACCTTGAAAAGTGAAAGAAATGCAGAAAGGTCAATGCACCCCCTTGATATTTGCACAAATGCTTAAGATCCTTGATAAACACTCAGCATGTACTGTGCAACTGTGATAGAGCAATCGTCAAATGATTCAAGACATCAACCTTAAAATCATTGAATAGTAGTCAAATGTTTCAAGACATCAACCTCAAAATCATTTAACGGTATGCGGAAACCAAAGATGGAGAACAACCATTCATAAACAGGGATGACACACTCTTCATATTCACTACATATCCTCTTATCCTTGTTTGAAGTTAACACTCCCTAGTCAGAGGAAGGTATTACGTCACCAAAGGCACGATTGAAACCGCCTTTGTAAACGAAAATAAAAGTAGTCTCCAAAATCTCTGGGTCCACCCAAACAGTTGAGATATCCTTCTTCGCTTTCTAAAGTGTGGTGCGTGCAACCTCCAAAATAGGAAATCTTACACATAAGACACTAGAAGGGGAAAAACGGGATAAGAAACCTCGACCAAGgaagaggaagaaaaataaatgaaCTTTACCTTTTGGACAGTGAAACTAAGAGCAAACGTCAAAGAAACTGCAAAACGAATGAATGTGAAGCAAAGCTAGGAGCCCAAGAATTGTGATGGTGATCACACACAAAACTAAGGAAAAGAAGAACGCTTTATAAATTCAAACGACAAAAGTATGGAAAATAAGCAAAGAAGCTTTTATGAATACTTCCAACACGGGGGAAACCCAGTCTCTTACAACCAGGAGAGAAGAAAGCACTGCCAACATTTCAAATCtccctacaacaacaacaaaaattcagATCTCCTCAAAATTTGTCCCAGATACTCAAGTATTATAGGGTCAAAAGGTCACCATTTATGGCATGCAAGAGGGCACGCGTCGAGTGTTCCTCAACGAAAAGACATGGCATAGGAAATGCATATATATAATGCGTGAGTTCCCAACGTTAATGGTGTTCCATCACGACCCTTCACATGACATGAACGACAGCTGATCCCAGGGCATGCACGGAAAAACCCTTCCCTACAAGACAGGGAAAAAGGATTGAGAGCAACTGTTTTAGAATGCCTAGAAGGCTCGTCGAGAGAGGCCCAAGAGCAAATGCTATTAGGGACCACACACAGGAAAGGGAGGATTTTTGTTCTCTTAAACACAAACAATCTCAATCCCTAACTCAACACACTGTCCATATCAATCGAATGATCCCTAACATAACATGCCACATTCCATGTGAAGCAGCTATAATCGTCTTTTCTTTATAAAGAGAGAAATGTGCCATTTTAAAGGTAGTTCAAATTCATTACTCCCCATTTCTCATTCTCTCattgacttgagctttagaataCTAACCTTACAAATACACTTCTACGCCTCAATACCAGAAAGTTCAATGCACCCCATCAAAAGTCTAATCACATCGATCAATCTCACGTTTCTGGTTCCCTCACAGAACATTAGTGATATCGATATTCCCTCACAAAACATTAGTGATATCGATAATTGATTTTCTCAATTTACTAAATAATCAAAATGGACagaaaatcaaaattaatttgcaGAACATTTATAGTACCATTGTATACAAACAAAATACAACTTTGTTTCCTTTGGTACATGGTAAGGTGTTCATCTGATATGCATCACTCCAACTACAATGCATATCTCTTTGAAAGAGCATACAAATTCTTGTAACAAACAACTAAAAAGAATCCAGCCTATGCTATAAAttacataaatattaaaataccaTGACACTTTGACACATGACACATGACACATGCCAACAACACTCCACCATCTTAAGGCCTAAAACttcaccatcatcatcaccaccaccatatgtatatatataaatatatattccaCACTTCTCAAAAGTAACTGACTCAAGAATAAATCCAATGAATGTATTGAGTTTaaaaggaagaaagaaagaaaaaaaaaaggttgaTTTGAACAAAACCTATTTTCAATACCCAACTATATAAAATTTTCTCATTTAGAAATTCTTCATTCAAGCTTCGTCGCGTTTCTGTTCAAGGAAAAAAACCACCAGAATGCTAACCAGCAAGAATTGTTAGcctattctttcttttcatagctGCATTGAATGATACATGTGCTGGAAGATATTATCAGCAATCAATAGCTGGAGGACCACAACATTCATATACACCATCAAGGACATATATTAACGACCCGGTTTTGCACGTTTCATTCCACTTGAATTGAATGGGGACACACTGCCACTTGGCCCTGGACTCTCTTCTCTGAAATTTGAATTCAGAAGAGCTAATTCCCGCAACTGCTGCCTCTTAATAAAGTCTTGCGACTCATCCTGTGTATCAAACATATATATTCTGGTATGGTTAGACTAAGCTAGTTTACCGTGCATAGCAGCGAAAGATATAAAGTTTGACGTAACATACCACAGGTTTGAGTAATTCTTCTATGATTTCTTGAGCCTGTCTGAGCCTTAAGTCAACAACATTAGCAGCTAAATCAGCCTCGATCAATATGTGTAGAGGCTCATTGAGATGCTCATAGCCTGGTCTTCCTCGTAATTTTTCTTCCTTAAGATTGATATATAACAAGTATAATCAAGTATGCAAATCGATCACAAAACATGGAAAGTTATGTTTGTCATCATACCTTGTCGGGATCTTTTATCGATCCTTTTCCTCTAATATACACGCGACAACCAGTAGTAGCTTCAACCCGTTTCAAAGAATTGCCTCTTGGTCCCAGAagtcttccaacaaaattaaactaATGCAATAAGAAGCAACATATTTCGATTACTTATAGTTGATAATAAAGCTTTCAGTTACAAAAACAAGAAGCAAAATTCGATTTTCTATAACTGGCGTCTGTATAAAAACTTACATTGGGGAATGTATCTACTGGAATTTCCAAGCGCAATATTCTCTTCACAGTGAATGAACTAGGACTTGCAGGTGTACCTTGCCAGTCCATATTCATTCCAGGGGGTCCAATTATTCTCTGCTATTTTACAAATGAAGTAATGttgatgaatataaaaaaaaagtaactATCGTAAATGACAAGAAAAAATAATGAGGCTTTctgttaaaataaaaacaaaaatcaacaagcAACCACCGTTCTCAATCTCGGGAGCCAACAAAATCATAAATATTACATAAAACTCAATCATAATAGTTGAATACATATCACGTGCACACATACATATATAATGTGATATTAGATAGACCCCTCTGGAGTCTTCAGTTGTAAACCTTACTCCAAATTCCTCACGCAATCGTTAAATGTAGACAGAATGGTTGTTGCCATCTCTCTGAGAATCTATGTCCAAATAAAGGTGAAATCCTttattagaacttctgcacataaTAAGATTAATACTAATGGTTTTCAGCAGGAATGCAAGTCCAACAACGCTGTACATCTCCTAAAGTTTGTGTTACACACTACTACCAATAGTTTGGAGGATTTCCTATTTTGTTACTACTTAAGAGGATTGGAAGACTTAAGGAGCAGAGTCGTCTTAagtttttggaggccctgtgttGGTTAGTTATGATTGAACCCTGACAAAACAACCAGGGGTCCTATTTAGTCATAGTTTAACGATGGCAAATCTATTATGAGCTCCTATTAATTTAGTCACAACTTAACCATGAAAAATTTGAGGCCATGTGTTGTAGTCCGCCCTACACACTCTCAAAGACTGCCCTGATAAGGAGGGAAAGGGCGTTGGGTTTGTCCAAGAGTTTGGAGGATGTTTTATTTTGCTACTACTTTAGAGGATTGGGAGAATAAGGAGGGAAAGGGTATCTGGCAATGAGCTGTCTTTGCTGCTACTTGGTGCCTACAGCTGTGTAGCAAGAGCTTTACCTAACTGAAATATTTTCTTTGGCTTTCTCTTGGTCTCTTTTAGAGAGTATATCTATCTGTCATGAACCAACTATCCTAGAAGCTTAAGCTGTCAGGCAAATGCACACGAATGGTTTTATATCGAatactcacatatttactcacagGCCTGTGTCGAGCGAATAGTTggctttattttgatatttattattcATAATAAACTCACGGATTTAAACTTTAATAATGATAATTTTCCTCTTTTTGTTCGTCGAATTTCAAGATTGTCCACCAATTCAAACTAATGCAAATGTTAGAGTATCTGAAAAATATATCTTTATAATATCATCCTATCGTCTTAAGTATTAGTTTCcatatttcattttaaatcttACAAATACCAAAAAGAGCAATTATGAAACTTCAACAAGGTATCAGAGTGATATTATCATGACTTGTCTTGTCGCCATTCTTTTACCAAGTTACCTAAAAACAGGAATGCTAACTTAAACTATAACATTGTCATCATCTCCGTGTTGTTTTTATTCGCATTGGTTATGCACAAAACTTGGCCAGCTTTTCCTACCTAAGGTTTTCTCTTTATTAATGGTTTTTTGCATGTCACTTTCGAAACCTATCTGAATCTCACTTCATCCCATTGTCGTATCCTCCTTAAGTTAAACTACACACAAGAATTCATTTCTTACaagattaattttaatatttctttataatttatatatcttGATCTGTTTCCTTATTTAATTAGCTATACCTATGAATTAATAAGGATTCATAGTAACGTTCAAACATCATGGAATCCATTTAGCCAAGCTACTCGGTGGGAATAAGGCTTGCTTGTTGTGGAAACTGAATACACGCAATAAGTACTACACGTCTCAAGTTGAATGCTCACATCACAATCCACCATCGAGATAGAGGacgaaattttaaaataaaaatgagcatccaaacataCAAATATAACAAAAACTTGAGCATATCGAAGTTATGATGcaacaattaattaataatttaaaaacagtCACCTCTTGCTGAAGACTATTCCAAGCACCAATTCCTGTCGCAGAGACATTAGACATGAGGTTTGAAGAAGCCATAGGACTAGGACTTCTATGCTGCAGTCTATCAAAGTCGCCAAAACCTTGGTTGGACAACATTCCAGAAACTCTCAATATTTCTGCAACACATGTAATATTGTAATCAGAAACCAATGCATACAATTGAAAATTATACCAAATGAATGGAGAGAGGAAAGTTATAGAAAAAATAGAGCAACAAAGAGAGATCGAATGACAGATCATGTCAAGATAGATTAGATGTAGCATCACCACAGTCAGTGGATGTAGGCCGAGATCGAACAACTTGTATTTTAAATTCATCAAAAGATCTAAAATACAACTTATTATCGGGGCCGCTCGATCTATATGACCGAAATTGATTGGACTGAAATCGTGAGTGCTGGAATTATATAAAATTCAACTTCATTATTTGTATGGACACGGTTATCTTTAAGTCGGTTTGGATTAAACAAGACTCGAAAATTCAGAAAACCTCATATCGCGCGGTAAGGACTTACATAAGATCCAAAGCACACAATTCCTCGGAAAAATGGTGCACCGGACTTGAGGTCAGAACACTCACTGTTAAATTTACCACTCTTCTTGCGCAAAGTTAAGACTATGAAGGTACATTTCATCCAATGTTAACTTAAGATAACATCAAAAAGGGGATaactttttcaattaattttatagCCATTCCATACAGAAATAGTGCCACAACAATTATGAATGGTAGAGAGAGCAATCAAACCATGGTCAACACTATCTGAACCATTGACATGATCTAAGCACAGACATCAAACATACTATGACAGACAACAATTTGAAAAGaacaaaaatctataaaaaacaTAGATCCATAAACATGAAAAAAAACATGAACAAACCTTGATTCAAAAGACGACTGCATATAGGAAGCACTTGCAGAAAAGGCCCAAGCTTCTGATGTTCTGCCAGCAACTCTGATAGATACTGACTGCAAaaatcacaacaacaaaaaacaaccCTTTTCAATTATGAATCAAAAGCACATAAATTtatcaaaaccaaatcaaaaatccaaaaaaaaaaaaaaaaacacaaacccttTTAAGTCCTATTCCAAGCTTGAATCTAATCATCATCAAAATTGATCTCAaagtaaaaaagaagaaaaaaactttaCTACAGTACCTGTCAACTTCTGAGTTGGCTCTAATCTGAGGAGAAGCAGCTCTAGCATGAGAGAAATTCTGATTATACAAACCTGACATAACTGACTTTTCAGCTTCACCTTTTTCTTTAaggattcaaaaataaataatcaaagttGAAAAAGAAGGTCTAGTTGGTGCAGTTGTTTGCAGAAGAGAAAAAGGAGAAACTGACCAAGACCATCATCAATAAAGGAGGTCTGTAAATAAGAagaaaacacaacaacaacaataacaaaaagggtatatgattttttttctcttttacatAAAAAGAAGGACaagaattaattattttaattatttatttatttttctctctcttaatATTTCACTGTCaggaaaaaatataaaataataaaaaaagttgaAGACAGTGTAATATAATATCTAAACAAGGAAACATGAGTGTAAAGAAACAGTTAAAGTGTGTGTGAGCAAAAAGTACATAGTGAAAGTTAAGGTGGTAAAAGAtagattttgttgtttgtttggtTGAGGAAGTGAAACTGAAAATGCAATGGAAGAGacagagaagaagaggaacaggTGGAGACGCGTGTTAGGCATGCAAGAGAATCAAAGGTAATGAAAGATTGTGGAGAAGAAAAGAGATACATACACCAAAAATGTGATCATCATGATAATGATGTTTGCCAACGTACTCTTAGCTGTTCTTACAGATTTACTATATACACTGCTCTTGTAAATTTACTATATAGTTCAAAATTAGTGAAGTAGTTGAGGTTAATTAGATTGTAGAAATCAATTGTTGAGGTTAATTAGAGGCTTAAAAATTGTTAATTTTTGTAAATGGTCAAAAACTAATAatttctataataataataatttggtcAAAAAATAGATGTTTTAAGTATATTCATATAAAGCATTGGATTCTATGCATATATGTGAAAATACAATAATGTAGAGATTCTTTGCATATATGACTATATTTTGTTatcttacatatatatatatatatatatatatatatatatatatatatataatttaagatAGAATAAAAGTCAATATAATATAATCATATAATAGTATATTAGATTATTTAGTATTTGATGagataataaaacaaaataatttaatggTAAAAATAATGATATTGTGTTTGTCTAGTTGAAAGTCATATTTTGAATTTAAGTTGGattaaaaactaatataatttaataaaaaattatgttttgatttatttttttaataatataatttaaaatacaaaaaaaatgaaatataatataatataaatataaataaacaaaaaagatattaaaataaaaattaataatttgtcCATAGGAATCAAAATATTGTTTATAAAAtagaaatattaatataaattaatttattatcagggtattttttcatttatatataatatatatcacACCTTTATATCACATATTTGACATATATAATAAATCATTTATTTactcaaattttaaattaaaattaattataattatattaatgaatttttataaaagttatctatttgttttattaattttaaattttaaatttttatttgtttattaaatttaaaatttatttaaaatttattttaaaaaaatatatgtatttatttttataaggataattttttaattagaa
The Vicia villosa cultivar HV-30 ecotype Madison, WI linkage group LG6, Vvil1.0, whole genome shotgun sequence genome window above contains:
- the LOC131609491 gene encoding KH domain-containing protein At2g38610-like isoform X2 is translated as MSGLYNQNFSHARAASPQIRANSEVDSQYLSELLAEHQKLGPFLQVLPICSRLLNQEILRVSGMLSNQGFGDFDRLQHRSPSPMASSNLMSNVSATGIGAWNSLQQERIIGPPGMNMDWQGTPASPSSFTVKRILRLEIPVDTFPNFNFVGRLLGPRGNSLKRVEATTGCRVYIRGKGSIKDPDKEEKLRGRPGYEHLNEPLHILIEADLAANVVDLRLRQAQEIIEELLKPVDESQDFIKRQQLRELALLNSNFREESPGPSGSVSPFNSSGMKRAKPGR
- the LOC131609491 gene encoding KH domain-containing protein At2g38610-like isoform X1; amino-acid sequence: MSGLYNQNFSHARAASPQIRANSEVDSQYLSELLAEHQKLGPFLQVLPICSRLLNQEILRVSGMLSNQGFGDFDRLQHRSPSPMASSNLMSNVSATGIGAWNSLQQEQRIIGPPGMNMDWQGTPASPSSFTVKRILRLEIPVDTFPNFNFVGRLLGPRGNSLKRVEATTGCRVYIRGKGSIKDPDKEEKLRGRPGYEHLNEPLHILIEADLAANVVDLRLRQAQEIIEELLKPVDESQDFIKRQQLRELALLNSNFREESPGPSGSVSPFNSSGMKRAKPGR